The Venturia canescens isolate UGA chromosome 4, ASM1945775v1, whole genome shotgun sequence genomic interval TCAATAACAATGTTCCCCGCTTATCGAGGACATTTTCAAAAGATATTAGTGGCACGTTTGGTTTTCTACCGTTGACAGATTACAAACATAACAAGCCATTCAAGTTAGATAGCTTTACAGTACGTAATTGGAATGAGAAAGCGGATCATATTAATTTCACTATTGATATTGGATTAATTGATTTAATATATTTCTACGGAAAACATACTGCACCAAAACAAACGCCAAACTGGCATGGGTTTATGAACAATTATCATGCCAATAATAcagatttcaaaatttccaaaataatTGCATTACCTTTTATAAAAGCACCGCCAAGCGAACACACAACCATTTTAACCGCACTAATAGATGCTAGGAAACGAGCAGATACTAATAACCAAAAGCATTGCTTTGTTACTTTCGATTTGCCTTTGTTTATGAAAGCGAGTGAGATCATAGCGTCAATAGATGCACAGAATGACATACACAATTTACTGTCAGTTATTCCTCGTTTAGGGGGTTTCCACACAGCAATGTCATTCCTTGGATCTATTGGCGAAATCATGACCGGCAGTGGCCTCAAACAAGCTTTCTGCACTATTTTTGCTGAATTATCAGCTGAGAAAGCGTTGACTGGGCACGCTTTTTCTAGATCTGTGAGAGGCCACTTGTTGGTACAAGCTGCGCTTGCCGATACGATCTACCAGAAAATCGAATTAACAGATAGTGAGAGAAAACACTTGAATGATAGCCTTGAGAGAGTAGGAgaggaaaattttcaaatttttttgaccgaCAGTATGATGACTAACATACTACAGAAATTCGTCGCAGTTTTGGAGAACTTGGAAAGGCAAGGCCCAACTAATAAACTGTGGGTGCAGTATTTCAAATTGATTTGTCTATTCCAAAGATTCATTGATGCAGAGAGATCAGGAAACTTCGACCTGCACATACAAACAGTTCAATTAATGAtacctttctttttttcttccggaCATCATTTGTACGCGAAAGCTTGCTTACTATATGTTCAAAAAATGTCGAGTTTGAGAACAGCTATGGATTTCGTTGAATACGATAAATTTTGCAAACAAGGCTATTATACAATAAGACGATCCAATCGTTTCTGGTCTGGACTGTGGACTGATTTAACAATTGAGCAGGTATTGATGCGCTCCATTAAATGTAGCGGAGGTTTGACTCATGGTAGAGGATTAACGGAAGCTGTAATTGGGAAATGGGTATTATCGAGAGCTGCTGTTCTAGAAGTAATAAATTCAATGGAATTATTTTGCAGCATGACATTCGCTACTTCAGAGCAACATGTCGACAACCGAGTTACtcgaatttcaaaagacgCGGaagatttattgaaattaaagCATTTCTTCACTATGTACAATCCATTTCCCAATACAGACAAGATTGTGGGAATTTATTCAGGAATGATCGGCGATTCGGACACTGTAAATTGTCACATGGCATTTGAAATTGGAAAAGCTCTGATGGTAAAtacttcgaataaaaaatttacagATGTAAAGTACAAAAGAAGCAGTAAATTAGTTCATTTGGCTACAACAAATTCGTCAATTAAGAATGTAAGTAACGAAGACGTTTATATCTCACCGCTACTGTTATTCCAGAAGATTGctttaaatattgaaaaccagGAGGAGATGAAAGAGTACTGTAGCAATTATGAGCTATCTCCGATACCAATGTCATTATTTGATGAACAAGGTATGCGTAAAACAGCCAAATCggcattttattcaaatttcaataccACTCAAGAAATTGTAACATCGGGAAGCATAACATACGTTGTCGATGGCGGCTTCTTCTTGCATAAATTGGTCTGGCAAAATAATACAACAATAAAGAGTATTATCAGTAATTATGTTTCATATGCAAGTAAACATTACACGAAGAACAGCTTCATCGTGTTCGACGGTTATCCCGATGATGAAACATTAACAACGAAATCCGTAGAGCGTTCtcgaaggaaaatgaaaaatattggtcGCGAAATCGCATTTGAAGAAAACACAATAATTACAAATCAAAAAGAATTTCTCagtaacgagaaaaataaatcgaaaataattgatcTGATAAGCAAGACATTAAATACAGCTGGGTTCAGAACAAAAATTGCTCCTGAAGATGCGGATAGATTAATTGTAGTTACGGCTATTGAGAACTCTCGTATGAATACTGAAACAACTGTAATAATCGTAGGTGAGGATATTGATTTACTCGTGATTTTCTCTCAATTAGCGACAAACATGGAGAATATTTACTTCTGCAAGGAaggtaaaaacgaaaaacaccAATTTTATGGCAGTAACAGTTTCAAATACGATAAATTACAAAACATTGTGGCGTTCATTCATGCTTTTTGTGGATGCGATACAACTTCGTGCTTTTATAAACTCGGTAAAAGTAAATTGATAGAAGCGTTTTCATCTGAAACTGAAATTGTGACACTCCTTGAATTGGCTTCAGTTTTCTATCACGAAAATGCGAGTCATGATAAAATAGCCGAAAGTGCATTCGATTTAATTCGGaaaatgtactgcacaaaaacagaaaaaaaattaatggaaaaatcGAAGTCTTTCTCGCTACACGATTTACGATATTTACACTTTAGCAAGGCTAAAGTtaagaaaaaattctctctGGAGACTTTACCGCCGACAGAAGGAGCAGCGAAACAACACGCATTCCGAGCTTACTACCAATTACAATGTTGGTTAGGTAGAACGCATCTGAAAGCAACTGATTGGGGATGGTATGTGAGATCCAAGTTTCTAATGCCTGTAAAATCTATCGATCCACCAATCCCCAAAAAGTTGCTTCAACAAATATCGTGTTCCTGTACTAAAAAAGGATGCGTGAATACTTCGTGCAGTTGTCGCAAACACGGTTTGCAATGCACTAACCTATGTGTACACTGTGAAGAAGACACGTGTTACAATTTAGAAATAAGCGAAGTCTCTGCGATATCAGACGATGAATGCGAGGAAGATGTTTATAAAGAGCAGATTGTCATGCAACGCGAAATTTGTAGTGAAAGCGAAAATTCTTCTGAAACGGCTTATgttgacgaaaattttgatgatGTTATTTCAATACcttcaaaaaaaagaaaattattgtaaatttttgtattctttgattttatacATCCGCAAATATGCGTAATAAATATCACGATTTTTTGTACATCCTATCGATATTAATTTTcctccaaaaaaatttcatctaa includes:
- the Nepl16 gene encoding uncharacterized protein Nepl16 isoform X1, which encodes MECSEELDIEQASTSADVRDVLDAEDDESKQWEDVDDICLLCDKPIEDSKSCTVKERGIATFICASIKRKDKKDSKLRKLTQITVHESCQKMYPRQANIEMALKASKKKHIRDKMRRKEGREFDFSMNCFLCSKRFHDSKTRKRILKKETINNIIMQLDAYEKTEVNKIIASRVRVLKDENDDFYTKNSVYYHSQCLARFYTYRPTNIMGRPISDEMSDLMTFIINFIVENSEECQFSLKSILQEYTSHHGEMEFPRFDRIEHQLKQHFEDEIVVHACNNDRIVCFKRTIGKCIEESWYSERKRNENEEKLRIIELASHIILQDIRAIKFDTTNYNSPVDFLNNATEYVPKTLQLFLDILIKTHKNTPKEQSCNKWGNKIITAAHILMSSVRPRSFVSPILLGLSSMIHTKYSAKGLIDSLHNIGLCASYSETVRFESSIVNDSGNFNIVSDTYLQFVYDNADHRTATIDGKNTFHCMGGIMCVTPTSSVQFNNNVPRLSRTFSKDISGTFGFLPLTDYKHNKPFKLDSFTVRNWNEKADHINFTIDIGLIDLIYFYGKHTAPKQTPNWHGFMNNYHANNTDFKISKIIALPFIKAPPSEHTTILTALIDARKRADTNNQKHCFVTFDLPLFMKASEIIASIDAQNDIHNLLSVIPRLGGFHTAMSFLGSIGEIMTGSGLKQAFCTIFAELSAEKALTGHAFSRSVRGHLLVQAALADTIYQKIELTDSERKHLNDSLERVGEENFQIFLTDSMMTNILQKFVAVLENLERQGPTNKLWVQYFKLICLFQRFIDAERSGNFDLHIQTVQLMIPFFFSSGHHLYAKACLLYVQKMSSLRTAMDFVEYDKFCKQGYYTIRRSNRFWSGLWTDLTIEQVLMRSIKCSGGLTHGRGLTEAVIGKWVLSRAAVLEVINSMELFCSMTFATSEQHVDNRVTRISKDAEDLLKLKHFFTMYNPFPNTDKIVGIYSGMIGDSDTVNCHMAFEIGKALMVNTSNKKFTDVKYKRSSKLVHLATTNSSIKNVSNEDVYISPLLLFQKIALNIENQEEMKEYCSNYELSPIPMSLFDEQGMRKTAKSAFYSNFNTTQEIVTSGSITYVVDGGFFLHKLVWQNNTTIKSIISNYVSYASKHYTKNSFIVFDGYPDDETLTTKSVERSRRKMKNIGREIAFEENTIITNQKEFLSNEKNKSKIIDLISKTLNTAGFRTKIAPEDADRLIVVTAIENSRMNTETTVIIVGEDIDLLVIFSQLATNMENIYFCKEGKNEKHQFYGSNSFKYDKLQNIVAFIHAFCGCDTTSCFYKLGKSKLIEAFSSETEIVTLLELASVFYHENASHDKIAESAFDLIRKMYCTKTEKKLMEKSKSFSLHDLRYLHFSKAKVKKKFSLETLPPTEGAAKQHAFRAYYQLQCWLGRTHLKATDWGWYVRSKFLMPVKSIDPPIPKKLLQQISCSCTKKGCVNTSCSCRKHGLQCTNLCVHCEEDTCYNLEISEVSAISDDECEEDVYKEQIVMQREICSESENSSETAYVDENFDDVISIPSKKRKLL